The following proteins are encoded in a genomic region of Terriglobales bacterium:
- a CDS encoding PspC domain-containing protein, with amino-acid sequence MADDCLYCSACGRQLGARVVRRPLERAREGRKIGGVCMGLARHLDVDVTLIRLLTLVVAIFTGIGFVAYVIAWIVIPEEPVIVPQTQVVHSQSGPPMT; translated from the coding sequence ATGGCAGACGACTGTCTCTACTGTTCGGCCTGCGGCCGCCAGTTAGGGGCGAGAGTAGTTCGGCGACCGCTGGAGCGTGCGCGTGAAGGTCGAAAGATCGGTGGCGTGTGTATGGGTCTTGCTCGCCACCTCGATGTCGACGTAACTCTGATCCGCTTGCTCACGCTGGTAGTAGCGATATTCACTGGCATCGGATTTGTCGCATATGTGATCGCCTGGATCGTGATACCTGAAGAGCCGGTCATCGTGCCCCAGACGCAGGTAGTGCACAGCCAATCCGGCCCGCCCATGACCTAG
- a CDS encoding DUF962 domain-containing protein, which produces MFFGRSWNEWIAQYASSHQNAVNRVCHTIGIPMIILSLVVTPVIPFVSGFWRLPLTLFIVGWIFQFVGHAFEGKPPEFFHDWRFLLVGARWWVAKMRGKA; this is translated from the coding sequence ATGTTCTTCGGCCGATCCTGGAACGAATGGATCGCGCAGTACGCAAGCAGCCATCAGAATGCCGTCAATCGTGTCTGCCACACGATCGGCATTCCGATGATCATCCTCTCTCTAGTTGTCACGCCGGTGATTCCATTTGTCTCTGGCTTCTGGCGATTGCCTCTCACGCTTTTCATAGTCGGCTGGATCTTTCAATTCGTTGGACACGCATTCGAAGGCAAGCCTCCGGAGTTCTTTCATGATTGGAGGTTCTTGCTCGTGGGAGCGAGGTGGTGGGTGGCAAAGATGAGAGGTAAGGCTTAA
- a CDS encoding agmatine deiminase family protein yields the protein MKRPQSATPALLGYRMPAEWERHEATWIAWPHNRDDWPGKFQPIPFIYADIVRHLARGEQVRIIVNDASHQRSAERTLKHAHVQLDRVEFFRWKTDRVWTRDSGPIFVTRDKNPKLAITHWQFNGWAKYPNYKKDEKLPALIGRKLGLESWPPELKVNGKPRRAVLEGGSIDVNGRGTMLTTEECLLSDVQERNPGATREQLEQMFADYLGVTKTIWLGSGIAGDDTHGHVDDISRFVSPDTIVTAVEKNSSDPNHAPLQDNLQRLRSATDQDGKRFKVIELPIPSPVWFRGQRLPASYANFYIANAVVLVPTFNNLYDKAALSILGELFPDRDVVGIYCGDFIWGLGAIHCATQQQPATS from the coding sequence TTGAAGAGACCGCAGTCAGCCACGCCAGCGTTGCTTGGCTATCGCATGCCGGCGGAATGGGAGCGTCATGAAGCCACGTGGATCGCGTGGCCGCACAACCGCGATGACTGGCCGGGCAAGTTCCAACCTATTCCGTTTATTTATGCCGACATCGTTCGCCATCTCGCGCGCGGCGAGCAGGTGAGGATCATCGTTAACGATGCCTCACATCAGCGTTCGGCCGAACGCACTCTGAAGCACGCGCATGTGCAGTTAGATCGCGTGGAATTCTTTCGCTGGAAGACAGATCGCGTTTGGACTCGCGACTCGGGCCCGATCTTTGTTACGCGAGACAAGAATCCCAAGTTGGCAATCACGCATTGGCAATTCAACGGATGGGCCAAATATCCGAACTACAAGAAGGACGAAAAGCTTCCCGCACTAATTGGCCGCAAGCTTGGACTCGAGAGCTGGCCACCCGAGTTGAAAGTCAACGGAAAGCCCCGGCGCGCCGTGCTCGAAGGCGGCAGCATCGATGTGAACGGGCGCGGCACAATGCTCACGACAGAAGAATGCCTGTTAAGTGACGTTCAGGAGAGAAATCCGGGCGCCACTCGTGAGCAGCTGGAACAAATGTTCGCCGATTATCTAGGAGTCACGAAGACTATCTGGTTAGGAAGCGGAATCGCTGGCGACGATACGCATGGCCACGTCGATGACATTTCCAGGTTCGTTTCGCCCGACACCATTGTCACCGCCGTCGAGAAAAATTCTTCCGATCCGAACCACGCGCCCTTGCAGGACAATTTGCAACGCCTGCGAAGTGCCACCGATCAGGATGGCAAACGCTTCAAAGTGATTGAGCTTCCGATTCCCTCCCCTGTTTGGTTTCGTGGGCAACGGTTGCCGGCCAGCTATGCCAACTTTTACATCGCCAACGCCGTCGTCTTGGTCCCCACCTTCAACAATCTCTACGACAAAGCCGCGTTAAGCATTCTTGGTGAACTGTTTCCAGATCGAGACGTGGTTGGCATTTATTGCGGCGATTTCATTTGGGGACTAGGCGCAATTCATTGCGCCACGCAGCAACAGCCTGCGACTTCTTGA